One Thermococcus kodakarensis KOD1 genomic window carries:
- a CDS encoding 6-pyruvoyl trahydropterin synthase family protein — protein MKSRVVERFKFEAAHAVIIDGQAEEIHGHTFRLEVAVEGPLKNGYVMDFLELRRIVENIIKELDHKNLNSLFKNPTTENIALWIAEEIQEKLPGGVQLKRIVLWEGDENGVEFEF, from the coding sequence ATGAAATCCCGCGTCGTCGAGCGCTTCAAGTTTGAGGCAGCCCATGCGGTCATCATAGATGGTCAAGCAGAGGAGATACATGGTCATACCTTCCGGCTGGAGGTCGCCGTTGAAGGCCCGCTTAAGAACGGCTATGTAATGGACTTTCTGGAGCTTCGGAGAATTGTGGAGAACATAATAAAGGAACTCGACCACAAAAACCTCAACTCCCTCTTTAAGAACCCGACAACAGAGAACATCGCCCTCTGGATAGCAGAAGAGATTCAGGAGAAACTTCCTGGAGGAGTGCAGCTCAAGCGCATAGTCCTCTGGGAGGGCGACGAGAACGGAGTCGAGTTTGAGTTCTAA
- a CDS encoding DUF192 domain-containing protein, producing MIINETKGKAWHGKVKLADTFLKRFRGLMLVKNVNHALVFVLPAETRANASIHMFFMLSDIDVIWLDSSRRVVDFKTAKKWRLYTPKKAAQYIIEGPVGLIRTLEVEEGDLISWTPTEEREKAVPVKSLIPGKINLNGSKNSIAMVESVKEVKANEV from the coding sequence ATGATAATCAACGAGACTAAGGGGAAAGCATGGCACGGAAAAGTTAAGCTCGCGGATACCTTCCTCAAACGGTTTAGGGGGCTTATGCTGGTCAAAAACGTTAACCATGCACTGGTTTTCGTCCTCCCAGCTGAAACGCGGGCAAACGCTTCAATCCACATGTTTTTCATGCTGAGCGACATCGACGTTATCTGGCTTGACTCCTCCAGGAGAGTAGTGGACTTTAAGACTGCAAAGAAGTGGCGTCTCTACACTCCGAAGAAAGCCGCCCAGTACATAATCGAAGGCCCCGTTGGGCTGATAAGAACCCTTGAGGTGGAGGAAGGGGACTTAATAAGCTGGACGCCTACCGAAGAAAGGGAGAAGGCAGTTCCAGTCAAGTCGCTAATTCCAGGAAAAATAAACTTAAACGGCTCCAAAAACAGTATTGCAATGGTTGAAAGCGTTAAAGAAGTAAAAGCCAATGAGGTTTAG
- the pfdA gene encoding prefoldin subunit alpha has protein sequence MGKKKFEGVMGMAEEKKTRTLEQIQDEIRSYLGEIEYLRSQVGVIDATITDLRTVDATLAYLKEKGKGKEIYIPLGSGVAIRGKIENPDDVIMDVGAGILVGATVDEARENIEKRIKALMDLRLALLRKIEEDTRKVNELLKELQEMQPEKRE, from the coding sequence ATGGGTAAGAAAAAGTTTGAGGGGGTGATGGGAATGGCCGAGGAGAAGAAGACCAGAACCCTTGAGCAGATTCAGGACGAGATTAGGAGCTACCTCGGTGAGATTGAGTACCTCAGGAGCCAGGTCGGCGTTATTGACGCTACCATAACTGACCTCAGGACGGTTGACGCGACCCTGGCCTACCTCAAGGAGAAGGGCAAGGGCAAAGAAATCTACATCCCGCTCGGAAGCGGTGTGGCAATCAGGGGTAAGATCGAGAATCCGGACGATGTCATCATGGACGTTGGAGCGGGAATACTCGTTGGGGCAACCGTTGACGAGGCCAGGGAAAACATCGAGAAGAGGATCAAGGCCCTCATGGACCTCCGCCTGGCCCTGCTGAGGAAGATTGAGGAGGACACCAGGAAGGTCAACGAGCTCCTCAAGGAGCTCCAGGAGATGCAGCCTGAGAAGAGAGAGTGA
- a CDS encoding prefoldin subunit, which produces MEAVRAYELQLELQQIRTLRQSLELKMKELEYAEGIITSLKSERRIYRAFSDLLVEITRDEAIEHIERSRLVYKREIEKLKKREKEIMEELSKLKAPLS; this is translated from the coding sequence ATGGAGGCCGTTAGGGCCTACGAACTTCAGCTAGAGCTCCAGCAGATAAGAACCCTCAGGCAGAGCCTTGAGCTGAAAATGAAGGAGCTTGAATACGCCGAAGGGATAATAACTTCCCTGAAATCCGAGAGGAGAATCTACAGAGCCTTCAGCGATCTTCTGGTTGAGATAACCAGAGATGAAGCCATAGAGCACATCGAGAGGAGCAGGCTCGTCTACAAGAGAGAGATCGAGAAGCTCAAGAAAAGGGAGAAGGAAATAATGGAAGAGCTGTCAAAACTCAAAGCTCCCCTCTCTTAG
- a CDS encoding 2-oxoacid:ferredoxin oxidoreductase subunit gamma yields MRKEVLFSGFGGQGVILASVILGRAAAVYEGLYAVQTQAYGPESRGGASKAEVVISDEPIDYPKTLSPDYAVFFSQEAYTKYLHTVKEGAKVIVEKDLVPHRDLEFEKNLDVLALPLTEIAEETTGLSLTMNILALGVLTAWTEIVSREAIEKAVLDAVPKGTEQINLRALHKGFELGEKAKRGEL; encoded by the coding sequence ATGAGGAAGGAAGTCCTCTTCAGCGGCTTTGGAGGTCAGGGTGTCATCCTCGCGAGCGTCATCCTCGGAAGGGCAGCAGCTGTTTATGAGGGTCTCTACGCTGTCCAGACCCAGGCCTATGGGCCAGAATCAAGGGGTGGCGCTAGCAAGGCCGAGGTTGTCATCAGCGACGAGCCGATAGACTACCCCAAGACCCTCAGCCCCGACTACGCGGTCTTCTTCTCCCAGGAGGCCTACACCAAGTATCTCCACACCGTCAAAGAGGGTGCAAAGGTCATCGTAGAGAAAGACCTCGTCCCGCACAGGGACCTTGAGTTCGAGAAGAATCTCGATGTTTTGGCGCTCCCGCTCACTGAGATAGCGGAGGAGACCACCGGCCTGAGCCTGACGATGAACATCCTCGCCCTTGGCGTCCTGACTGCCTGGACTGAGATAGTGAGCAGGGAAGCGATAGAAAAGGCCGTCCTCGATGCCGTTCCAAAGGGGACGGAGCAGATCAACCTGAGGGCCCTTCACAAAGGGTTTGAACTCGGAGAGAAGGCTAAGAGAGGGGAGCTTTGA
- a CDS encoding 2-oxoacid:ferredoxin oxidoreductase subunit beta, with protein sequence MYLKSAYEIREKYLRKDMLPTIFCPGCGIGSVLQFTLRAIDDLGLNQDEIVWVSGIGCSSRVPGFVNFDGLHTTHGRALAFATGIKLTNPDLKIIAFMGDGDAAAIGGNHLIHAIRRNLDVTVILINNFTYGMTGGQVAPTALKGLKGTTAPYGQFENPFDIAQLAVSAGANYVARWTVFNYLQGINSIKKALQKEGFTLVEFLSPCPISFGRRNRMKTAPELIRWYQKITVPLAKAKKMSPEELEGKIVIGEFADRDRPGLVREYREYIKRAKKMMGWEE encoded by the coding sequence ATGTACCTGAAGTCCGCTTACGAGATACGTGAGAAGTACCTCAGAAAGGACATGCTCCCGACGATATTCTGTCCAGGCTGTGGTATAGGCTCAGTCCTCCAGTTCACGCTCAGGGCAATAGACGATCTCGGCCTGAACCAGGACGAGATAGTCTGGGTGAGCGGTATCGGCTGTTCCTCCCGTGTTCCAGGTTTTGTTAACTTCGACGGCCTTCACACGACTCACGGAAGGGCTTTAGCGTTCGCAACGGGAATAAAGCTGACCAACCCGGACCTCAAGATAATAGCCTTCATGGGAGACGGAGACGCAGCAGCTATCGGCGGAAACCACCTCATCCACGCCATAAGGAGGAACCTCGACGTCACCGTTATCCTCATCAACAACTTCACCTACGGAATGACCGGCGGCCAGGTCGCCCCGACGGCACTCAAGGGTCTCAAGGGGACGACAGCTCCCTACGGCCAGTTCGAGAACCCGTTTGACATAGCCCAGCTCGCGGTTTCTGCCGGGGCCAACTACGTGGCCAGGTGGACGGTCTTCAACTACCTCCAGGGCATAAACAGCATAAAGAAGGCGCTCCAGAAGGAGGGCTTCACGCTCGTGGAGTTCCTCTCGCCATGTCCGATCAGCTTCGGAAGAAGGAACAGGATGAAGACCGCCCCGGAGCTCATCCGCTGGTACCAGAAGATAACCGTCCCGCTGGCAAAGGCCAAGAAAATGTCCCCAGAGGAGCTTGAGGGCAAGATAGTCATTGGCGAGTTCGCCGACAGGGACAGGCCGGGGCTCGTTAGGGAGTACCGTGAGTACATAAAGAGGGCCAAGAAGATGATGGGGTGGGAAGAATGA
- a CDS encoding 2-oxoacid:acceptor oxidoreductase subunit alpha, whose product MRYPFPVGKADFIQGDEAIARAAILAGCRFYAGYPITPASEIFEAMALYMPLVDGVSIQMEDEIASIAAIIGASWAGAKAMTATSGPGFSLMQENIGYAVMTETPIVVVDVQRGGPSTGQPTLAAQGDIMQSIWGTHGDHTLIVLSPSTVQEAFDFTIRAFNLAEKYRTPVVLLTDAEVAHMRERVYIPNPDDIELVYRKLPQNEEEAKLPFGDPHGDGIPPMPIFGKGYRTYVTGLTHDERGRPKTVDAEVHERLIKRIIGKIENNKHDIISYEKFELDDADVAIVSTGIVSRSAIRAVKILREKGIKAGLLKLNTIWPFDFDMMEELAEQVKKIFVPEMNMGQLYHLVKEGANGKAEVELISKIGGEVHTPMEIVERVVG is encoded by the coding sequence ATGAGATACCCGTTTCCCGTTGGAAAGGCTGACTTTATCCAAGGCGATGAGGCCATAGCGAGGGCGGCCATCTTAGCCGGATGCCGCTTCTACGCTGGCTACCCGATAACACCCGCCAGCGAGATATTCGAGGCGATGGCCCTCTACATGCCGCTCGTTGACGGCGTGAGCATACAGATGGAGGACGAGATAGCGAGCATAGCGGCCATCATCGGAGCCTCCTGGGCCGGAGCGAAGGCGATGACAGCTACTTCCGGGCCGGGGTTCTCACTCATGCAGGAGAACATTGGCTACGCTGTGATGACCGAGACTCCAATTGTGGTCGTAGACGTCCAGAGGGGTGGACCGAGCACGGGTCAGCCAACGCTTGCCGCCCAGGGCGACATAATGCAGTCGATCTGGGGCACCCACGGCGACCACACCCTCATAGTGCTTTCTCCATCTACCGTCCAGGAGGCCTTCGACTTCACGATAAGGGCATTCAACCTAGCCGAGAAGTACAGGACTCCGGTTGTTCTTCTCACCGACGCGGAAGTGGCCCACATGAGGGAGCGCGTTTACATCCCGAACCCGGACGATATCGAACTCGTTTACCGCAAACTCCCGCAGAACGAGGAAGAAGCAAAGCTTCCCTTCGGCGATCCACACGGCGATGGAATTCCGCCGATGCCGATCTTCGGAAAGGGCTACCGGACGTACGTCACGGGACTGACCCACGACGAGCGCGGAAGGCCGAAGACCGTTGATGCGGAAGTCCACGAGAGGCTCATAAAGAGGATCATCGGCAAGATAGAGAACAACAAGCACGACATAATCAGTTATGAAAAGTTTGAGCTCGACGATGCGGATGTTGCGATAGTCTCTACAGGTATCGTCTCCCGATCCGCCATCAGGGCCGTCAAAATCCTCCGCGAGAAGGGCATCAAGGCCGGACTGCTCAAGCTCAACACGATATGGCCCTTCGACTTCGACATGATGGAGGAGCTGGCCGAGCAGGTGAAGAAAATCTTCGTTCCAGAGATGAACATGGGACAGCTCTACCACCTCGTCAAGGAAGGAGCGAATGGGAAGGCCGAGGTCGAACTGATAAGCAAGATAGGCGGCGAGGTTCACACTCCAATGGAGATAGTCGAGAGGGTGGTGGGATGA
- a CDS encoding 2-oxoacid:ferredoxin oxidoreductase subunit gamma encodes MQIRLAGIGGQGVVLAGVILGEAAAIEGLNVLQTQDYSSASRGGHSIADVIISKEPIYDVMVTEADVLVALHQLGYDTVKDSLKEDGLLIIDTDLVKPDRDYIGAPFTRLAEETTGLALTVNMVALGYLVAKTGVVKKENVEEAIRRRVPKGTEEINLRAFRAGYEEGLK; translated from the coding sequence ATGCAGATTAGACTCGCTGGTATAGGCGGCCAGGGCGTCGTCCTGGCCGGTGTCATCCTCGGTGAAGCAGCAGCTATTGAGGGCCTCAACGTCCTTCAGACGCAGGACTACAGCTCGGCCAGCAGGGGCGGCCACTCGATAGCCGACGTGATAATCTCTAAAGAACCCATCTACGACGTGATGGTCACCGAGGCAGACGTTCTGGTGGCCCTCCACCAGCTCGGCTACGACACCGTTAAGGACTCCCTCAAAGAGGACGGCCTTCTCATTATCGACACCGACCTCGTTAAGCCCGATAGGGACTACATCGGTGCTCCCTTCACGAGGCTCGCGGAGGAAACGACGGGACTTGCTCTGACGGTCAACATGGTGGCCTTAGGTTACCTTGTTGCGAAGACAGGCGTTGTGAAAAAGGAAAACGTTGAAGAGGCCATAAGGAGGCGCGTCCCGAAGGGAACCGAGGAGATAAACCTCCGCGCCTTCAGGGCAGGTTATGAGGAGGGATTGAAATGA
- a CDS encoding HEPN domain-containing protein: MNADEIRALLRKAEERLAASRELFERGHYAFAISSAYYVMFYCARALLLSKGITPKSHAGVHAQLGKEFVKTGEMPARLYTGYSKALNMRHTADYDAFVEYTERDAREVLRYAEEFLAFTKSYLEGKNDAD; this comes from the coding sequence ATGAACGCGGATGAGATCAGGGCGCTTCTCAGAAAAGCCGAAGAGAGGCTCGCTGCTTCAAGGGAGCTTTTTGAGAGGGGCCACTACGCCTTCGCCATCTCAAGCGCCTACTACGTTATGTTCTACTGCGCGAGAGCGCTTCTCCTCTCCAAGGGCATAACGCCGAAGAGCCACGCTGGAGTTCATGCCCAGCTCGGAAAAGAGTTCGTGAAGACCGGGGAAATGCCCGCGAGGCTTTACACGGGCTACTCAAAAGCCCTCAACATGCGCCACACTGCCGATTACGATGCTTTCGTCGAGTACACTGAAAGGGACGCGAGAGAAGTTTTGAGGTATGCTGAGGAGTTTTTGGCTTTCACAAAATCTTATCTGGAGGGTAAGAACGATGCAGATTAG
- a CDS encoding nucleotidyltransferase family protein — MEFEAIGRRLREAFGDRVEEVIIFGSRVRGDHREDSDLDVLLVLKDEIKAEDWDEIGKLSAELTLELGISVMIMPHTSKKDSLYNTAKTEGIAV, encoded by the coding sequence ATGGAGTTTGAGGCCATCGGCAGAAGGCTGAGGGAGGCCTTTGGTGACAGGGTTGAGGAAGTAATCATCTTCGGTTCAAGGGTTAGAGGGGACCACAGAGAAGACAGCGACCTCGACGTTCTTCTCGTCCTCAAAGATGAGATAAAGGCTGAGGACTGGGACGAGATAGGAAAGCTGAGTGCGGAGCTCACCCTCGAGCTCGGGATCTCGGTCATGATAATGCCCCACACTTCCAAGAAGGACAGCCTCTACAACACGGCAAAAACGGAGGGAATCGCAGTATGA
- a CDS encoding 2-oxoacid:ferredoxin oxidoreductase subunit beta, with amino-acid sequence MAKEIYSRYPMVKYLRKEALPTALCPGCGGGTVLNAFANAVDQLRIDPKDLVVVSGIGCSAWIASPYFLADTLHTTHGRAIAFATGVKVGLPDKKVVVISGDGDLASIGGNHLIHAARRNIDITVILVNNMIYGMTGGQVAPTTPFGAKTTTTPYRNIEHPLQISETVAAAGASYVARWTTAHVYQLIESIKKALQVKGFSLVEVVSQCPVQFGRRNRMKEPAEMLRWFLKNSVPISKAKKMSPEELEDKFVIGEFVNRERPEFVSELNKLIDEVQEHFGLKGEDDGV; translated from the coding sequence ATGGCAAAGGAAATCTACTCACGCTATCCTATGGTCAAATACTTGAGAAAGGAGGCACTTCCCACTGCCCTCTGCCCAGGCTGTGGGGGTGGAACCGTCCTCAATGCCTTCGCAAACGCCGTTGACCAGCTCAGGATAGACCCGAAAGACCTCGTTGTTGTCAGCGGTATCGGCTGTTCCGCCTGGATAGCCTCACCGTATTTCCTCGCCGACACTCTTCACACTACTCACGGAAGGGCCATAGCCTTTGCAACCGGCGTTAAGGTCGGACTTCCCGACAAGAAGGTCGTCGTAATAAGTGGGGACGGTGATCTGGCCAGCATAGGCGGGAACCACCTCATCCACGCCGCGAGGAGGAACATCGACATAACGGTCATCTTAGTTAATAATATGATATACGGAATGACCGGTGGCCAGGTTGCCCCAACGACACCCTTCGGTGCAAAGACTACGACAACTCCCTACCGCAACATAGAACACCCGCTTCAGATAAGCGAAACTGTTGCCGCCGCTGGGGCCTCCTACGTCGCCCGCTGGACAACGGCCCACGTTTACCAGCTCATTGAGAGCATAAAGAAGGCCCTTCAGGTTAAGGGATTCTCGCTCGTTGAAGTTGTCTCCCAGTGTCCCGTCCAGTTCGGAAGGAGGAACAGGATGAAGGAACCCGCCGAGATGCTCCGCTGGTTCCTCAAGAATTCAGTTCCCATAAGCAAGGCGAAGAAGATGTCGCCAGAAGAACTTGAGGACAAGTTCGTCATCGGGGAGTTCGTGAACAGGGAGAGGCCGGAGTTCGTTAGCGAGCTCAACAAGCTGATAGATGAAGTTCAAGAGCACTTTGGGCTTAAGGGTGAAGATGATGGAGTTTGA
- a CDS encoding 2-oxoacid:acceptor oxidoreductase subunit alpha, whose amino-acid sequence MIIRGDEPEQIRLIKKLYKPGNYFMQGNEAVAYGAIFAGCRFYAGYPITPSSEIAETMARELPKLGGYYLQMEDEIGSIAAMVGASWTGLKVMTATAGPGFSLMQENLGYAVMTETPLVLVDVQRSGPSTGQATKGAQGDFFQARWGTHGDHPIIALSPTSGQDAFWEIIRAFNIAERLRTPVVMLFDGVLAHTRELVKIPDVEEVEITYRKLPQNEEEARLPFGDPHGDGVPPMPLFGHGYFTHVTGSTHKENGLRDVYTPEVHDRLVRRLHRKIEQNRHVYEKYEEYFTDDAEILVVSWGVTARPALGAVLKAREEGIKAGLFVPKTVHPFPGERMRALGKKVRAVLVPEMNLGQMILEVQRYVNDDVLLKGVNKIGGVPLTVNEILREIRGVA is encoded by the coding sequence ATGATAATCCGCGGCGACGAGCCTGAGCAGATCAGGCTCATCAAGAAGCTCTACAAACCTGGCAACTACTTCATGCAGGGCAACGAGGCCGTTGCCTATGGAGCTATCTTCGCCGGCTGCCGCTTCTACGCAGGCTATCCTATAACCCCCTCAAGCGAGATAGCCGAGACGATGGCGAGAGAGCTTCCAAAGCTCGGTGGCTACTATCTCCAGATGGAGGATGAGATAGGGAGCATAGCGGCGATGGTCGGCGCATCCTGGACGGGCCTCAAGGTCATGACGGCAACCGCAGGCCCGGGCTTCTCGCTCATGCAGGAGAACCTTGGATACGCGGTCATGACTGAAACACCTTTAGTTCTCGTTGATGTCCAGAGGAGCGGCCCATCAACCGGTCAGGCGACCAAGGGAGCGCAGGGGGACTTCTTCCAGGCCCGCTGGGGAACCCACGGCGATCATCCGATAATAGCCCTCTCGCCGACGAGCGGGCAGGATGCCTTCTGGGAGATAATCAGGGCGTTCAACATAGCCGAGAGGCTCAGGACGCCAGTTGTCATGCTCTTCGACGGCGTTCTCGCCCACACGAGGGAGCTCGTCAAGATACCCGATGTGGAAGAAGTTGAAATTACCTACCGCAAGCTCCCGCAGAATGAAGAAGAGGCCAGGCTTCCCTTTGGAGACCCGCACGGTGACGGTGTTCCGCCGATGCCCCTCTTCGGCCACGGCTACTTCACCCACGTCACGGGTTCAACGCACAAGGAGAATGGCCTTCGTGATGTCTACACCCCCGAAGTCCACGACAGGCTCGTGAGGAGACTTCACAGGAAGATCGAGCAGAACAGGCACGTCTATGAAAAGTACGAGGAGTACTTCACGGACGACGCGGAAATTCTCGTCGTCAGCTGGGGTGTAACGGCAAGGCCGGCCCTCGGGGCAGTTCTAAAGGCGAGGGAAGAGGGAATCAAAGCCGGGCTATTCGTACCCAAGACCGTCCACCCGTTCCCGGGGGAGCGGATGAGGGCGCTCGGAAAGAAAGTCCGGGCCGTACTCGTCCCGGAGATGAACCTCGGCCAGATGATACTGGAGGTTCAGAGGTATGTCAACGACGACGTTCTCCTCAAGGGCGTGAACAAGATAGGCGGAGTCCCTCTAACGGTTAACGAGATTCTCCGCGAGATAAGGGGTGTTGCCTGA
- a CDS encoding 2-oxoglutarate ferredoxin oxidoreductase subunit delta: MADVETKTTVEKEGYLVIGKAEGIVEIDIDTFLCKGCGICVEMCPRKVFEWSKELSEKGVHYPVPVNAEKCVKCKLCELLCPDFAIAVRW; the protein is encoded by the coding sequence ATGGCAGATGTCGAAACCAAGACAACCGTTGAAAAGGAAGGATACCTCGTTATCGGCAAAGCCGAGGGAATAGTTGAGATTGACATCGATACTTTTCTGTGCAAGGGATGCGGAATCTGCGTCGAGATGTGCCCGAGAAAGGTCTTCGAATGGAGCAAGGAGCTGAGCGAAAAGGGCGTCCATTATCCTGTTCCCGTCAACGCTGAAAAGTGCGTCAAGTGCAAGCTCTGTGAGCTGCTCTGCCCGGACTTCGCCATAGCGGTAAGGTGGTGA
- a CDS encoding archaeosine biosynthesis radical SAM protein RaSEA: MTYWTSEDNVAGKPGTALFIILPTIGCYRYRIGQACYMCSYPTAAPKVKWTQEAIVNYVKEALEKIEGTEGPFAVRMFTSGSFLDNGELKPETRRKIFEILAEMDNVEEIVIESRSELVRYEAVKELAEIVPDKHFEVAIGLETANDDVADVSINKGNTFADFVKAAEITHKAGAKVKTYLLLKPIFLSERDGVEDAKESIIKAEPYTDTFSINITDIQKGTLYERLWEKKEYRPPWLWSAVEVLIWAKRKFPNKRILSDPVGAGSKRGPHNCLTDYDRVIGKAIKKFSATQDLSYIENLKPECRDRWEYIVENGLLDWQLVTW; encoded by the coding sequence ATGACTTACTGGACGAGCGAGGACAACGTGGCCGGAAAGCCGGGGACGGCGCTCTTCATAATCCTGCCTACGATAGGATGCTACCGCTACCGTATAGGTCAGGCGTGCTACATGTGCTCCTATCCAACTGCCGCGCCTAAGGTAAAGTGGACTCAGGAAGCGATAGTGAACTACGTGAAGGAGGCCCTCGAGAAGATAGAGGGAACGGAGGGGCCGTTCGCGGTTAGAATGTTTACCTCGGGTTCATTCCTCGACAACGGTGAGCTTAAGCCTGAAACGAGGAGAAAAATCTTCGAAATCCTTGCGGAGATGGATAACGTCGAGGAGATCGTCATCGAGAGCAGGAGCGAGCTTGTTAGGTATGAAGCCGTTAAAGAGCTTGCCGAGATAGTCCCGGATAAACATTTTGAAGTTGCCATCGGTCTTGAGACTGCCAACGACGACGTTGCTGACGTTTCCATAAACAAGGGGAACACCTTTGCCGACTTTGTGAAGGCGGCTGAGATAACACACAAGGCCGGCGCCAAGGTCAAGACTTACCTTCTCCTCAAGCCGATATTCCTCTCCGAGCGCGATGGAGTAGAGGACGCTAAAGAGAGCATAATCAAGGCAGAACCCTACACGGACACCTTCTCCATCAACATAACGGACATCCAGAAGGGGACGCTCTACGAGAGGCTCTGGGAGAAGAAGGAATACCGCCCGCCCTGGCTCTGGAGCGCGGTGGAGGTTCTCATCTGGGCGAAGAGGAAGTTTCCCAACAAGAGAATCCTGAGCGATCCCGTTGGTGCAGGCTCGAAGCGCGGACCTCACAACTGCCTCACCGACTACGACAGAGTCATCGGCAAGGCCATAAAGAAGTTTTCAGCCACGCAGGACTTAAGCTATATAGAGAACCTGAAGCCAGAATGCAGAGATAGATGGGAGTACATAGTCGAGAACGGCCTCCTCGACTGGCAGCTGGTTACGTGGTGA
- the surE gene encoding 5'/3'-nucleotidase SurE yields MRILVTNDDGIYSNGIRAAVKALSSLGEVYVVAPLFQRSASGRAMTLHRPIRARLVDVPGAKVAYGIDGTPTDSVIFALARFGDFDLAVSGINLGENLSTEITVSGTASAAIEAATHEVPSIAISLEVDWKKTLGEGEGIDFSVASHFLKRITRAVLEKGLPEGVDMLNVNVPSNATPETEIAITRLARKRYCPTIEERVDPRGHPYYWIVGQKREEFEPGTDAYALKIERKVSVTPINIDMTARVNFEEVRKVLFAQP; encoded by the coding sequence ATGCGAATCCTCGTAACAAACGACGACGGGATATATTCAAACGGCATTCGTGCTGCCGTAAAAGCGCTCTCAAGTCTTGGAGAAGTCTATGTGGTTGCCCCGCTCTTCCAGAGAAGCGCCAGTGGAAGGGCCATGACTCTCCACAGGCCTATAAGAGCAAGGCTCGTGGACGTCCCTGGGGCAAAGGTTGCCTACGGGATAGACGGAACTCCCACGGACAGCGTTATATTTGCCCTGGCCAGGTTTGGGGACTTTGATTTAGCTGTCAGCGGTATAAACCTTGGCGAGAACCTCAGCACCGAGATAACGGTTTCAGGGACTGCATCGGCAGCTATCGAAGCGGCAACCCATGAGGTCCCAAGTATAGCTATAAGCCTTGAGGTAGACTGGAAAAAGACCCTCGGGGAAGGAGAGGGCATTGACTTCTCAGTTGCTTCACATTTCCTTAAAAGGATAACAAGGGCAGTACTTGAGAAGGGTCTCCCAGAGGGAGTCGACATGCTTAACGTCAACGTACCAAGCAACGCAACTCCAGAGACGGAAATTGCAATAACCCGCCTAGCAAGGAAGCGCTACTGTCCAACGATTGAAGAAAGGGTAGATCCCAGAGGGCATCCCTACTACTGGATAGTTGGACAGAAGAGGGAAGAGTTTGAGCCCGGAACCGACGCTTACGCTCTTAAGATCGAGAGAAAGGTCAGCGTAACACCGATAAACATTGATATGACTGCCAGGGTGAATTTCGAGGAAGTAAGAAAGGTGCTGTTTGCACAACCGTGA
- a CDS encoding phosphate-starvation-inducible PsiE family protein: MSIVPRQKKELTPLENTALKWMNFAFDLVVIVLALLTMAYVLYAIYDLAEIMLQGFDIEETLHEFLLVIILLELFELLTLYIKEHHVSMRRVAELGVVALVRKLVITIDYKALGWELLIGMAALIFVLGWIYVQERRRISEEEKFIIERGLNTQ, translated from the coding sequence ATGTCAATAGTACCGAGACAGAAGAAAGAGCTCACACCCCTTGAGAACACCGCACTCAAGTGGATGAACTTCGCCTTCGACCTAGTTGTGATAGTCCTAGCCCTCCTTACGATGGCATACGTTCTCTACGCCATCTACGATCTGGCTGAAATCATGCTCCAGGGATTTGACATTGAAGAAACCCTTCATGAGTTCCTGCTCGTGATCATACTCCTAGAGCTGTTTGAACTCCTAACCCTCTATATAAAGGAGCACCACGTAAGTATGCGCCGCGTTGCAGAACTTGGCGTCGTGGCACTGGTTAGGAAACTCGTTATTACCATAGATTACAAAGCTTTGGGCTGGGAACTGCTGATCGGAATGGCCGCCCTCATCTTCGTCTTGGGCTGGATATACGTTCAGGAAAGGCGGAGAATTTCCGAGGAGGAAAAGTTCATCATCGAGCGCGGACTGAACACGCAATAA